In one window of Romboutsia hominis DNA:
- the ychF gene encoding redox-regulated ATPase YchF, with the protein MKLGIVGLPNVGKSTLFNAITQAGAESANYPFCTIEPNVGVVAVPDERLDKLKELYDSKKIVPTAIEFCDIAGLVRGASKGEGLGNKFLSHIREVDAIVHVVRCFEDPNVVHVDGSVDPLRDIETINLELIFSDIEILDRRIQKTQKAAKADKSLVSELEFLNAIKATLEDGKCVRTMDFTEDEQTFVNSLNLLTSKPVIYATNVSEDDLADEAANNPYVNQVREFAATENAEVVVVCAQIEAEISELDTDEEKKEFLETLGLEQSGLDKLIKSSYALLGLVSYLTAGPQEVRAWTIKVGTKAPQAGGKIHSDIERGFIRAETIAFEDLAQVGTMTAAKEKGLVRLEGKDYVVKDGDVILFRFNV; encoded by the coding sequence ATGAAATTAGGTATAGTTGGTTTACCAAATGTTGGTAAAAGTACACTATTTAACGCAATAACTCAAGCAGGTGCAGAATCTGCAAACTACCCTTTCTGTACAATAGAGCCAAATGTTGGTGTTGTGGCTGTTCCAGATGAAAGATTAGATAAATTAAAAGAGTTATATGATTCTAAAAAAATAGTTCCTACTGCAATAGAATTCTGTGATATAGCAGGTCTTGTTAGAGGAGCTTCTAAAGGTGAAGGACTTGGAAATAAATTTTTATCTCATATAAGAGAAGTTGATGCTATAGTTCACGTTGTTAGATGTTTTGAAGATCCTAACGTTGTTCACGTTGATGGAAGCGTTGATCCACTTAGAGATATAGAAACTATAAACTTAGAGTTAATATTCTCTGATATAGAAATATTAGATAGAAGAATACAAAAAACTCAAAAAGCTGCTAAAGCAGATAAGTCTTTAGTTTCTGAATTAGAGTTTTTAAATGCTATAAAAGCAACTTTAGAAGATGGTAAGTGTGTTAGAACTATGGATTTCACTGAAGATGAGCAAACTTTTGTTAACTCATTAAACTTACTTACTTCAAAGCCAGTAATATACGCTACAAACGTAAGTGAAGATGATTTAGCTGATGAAGCTGCAAACAATCCATACGTAAATCAAGTTAGAGAATTTGCTGCTACTGAAAATGCTGAAGTTGTTGTTGTTTGTGCTCAAATAGAAGCAGAAATATCTGAACTTGACACTGATGAAGAAAAGAAAGAATTCTTAGAAACTTTAGGTTTAGAACAATCTGGTCTAGATAAATTAATAAAATCTTCTTATGCTTTACTTGGACTTGTTTCTTACTTAACTGCTGGTCCTCAAGAAGTTAGAGCTTGGACTATAAAAGTTGGTACTAAAGCACCTCAAGCTGGTGGAAAGATACACTCTGATATAGAAAGAGGATTCATACGTGCAGAAACTATAGCATTTGAAGATCTAGCTCAAGTTGGAACTATGACTGCTGCTAAAGAAAAAGGATTAGTTAGACTTGAAGGTAAAGATTATGTAGTTAAAGATGGAGATGTTATATTATTTAGATTTAACGTATAA
- a CDS encoding carbon starvation protein A: protein MITFLVCLAILIVGYFTYGTYVDKMVKLSDDNQTPAVRLQDGIDYIPMPWYKVFLIQFLNIAGTGPIFGAIMGALFGPVAFLWITFGTIFAGGVHDFFSGVISMKHDGMSVSEIVGIYLGGKMKTVMRVFSVILLILVGTVFVTSPAGLLKSMTGVDQIVWIVLIIIYYIAATVLPVDKVIGKIYPLFGAALLFMAIGLAGAMIIGNMNGTMVMPELTLQNMHPDGLSLFPFLFVTIACGAISGFHATQSPMMARCINNERESKKVFYGAMVVEGIVALVWCAVSIAFFGDSLSLQAALAEFGGQSGVVGLISKSLLGQVGSILAVLGVVACPITSGDTAFRSARLTIADSFNIKQDTFMSRFKIAIPLFIVCIFLTTIDFNIIWRYFAWSNQTLATIFLWTATVYLIKNNVNYWITLVPATFMTSVCMSYILQAPEGFRLNATLSNGVGVVVALVLFGLFLVNKQKFANMDIKKNA, encoded by the coding sequence ATGATAACATTTTTAGTATGCTTAGCAATACTTATAGTTGGATACTTCACTTATGGAACTTATGTAGACAAAATGGTTAAGTTAAGTGATGATAATCAAACTCCAGCAGTAAGATTACAAGATGGAATAGATTATATTCCGATGCCTTGGTACAAGGTATTTTTAATACAATTTTTAAATATAGCAGGAACAGGTCCTATATTTGGTGCTATAATGGGGGCATTATTTGGTCCAGTAGCATTTTTATGGATAACGTTTGGTACTATATTTGCAGGAGGAGTCCACGACTTCTTCTCAGGGGTTATATCAATGAAGCATGATGGTATGTCAGTTTCTGAAATAGTTGGTATATACTTAGGTGGAAAGATGAAAACAGTAATGAGAGTATTCTCAGTAATACTTCTTATATTAGTTGGTACAGTTTTCGTTACATCACCAGCAGGTCTTTTAAAATCTATGACAGGTGTAGATCAAATAGTATGGATAGTACTAATAATAATATACTATATAGCTGCGACTGTTTTACCAGTTGATAAGGTTATAGGTAAGATATACCCATTATTTGGAGCAGCTTTATTATTTATGGCTATAGGATTAGCAGGAGCTATGATAATAGGTAACATGAATGGAACTATGGTAATGCCAGAATTAACTTTACAAAATATGCATCCAGATGGATTATCTTTATTCCCATTCTTATTCGTAACAATAGCTTGTGGGGCGATATCAGGATTCCATGCGACTCAGTCACCTATGATGGCTAGATGTATAAACAACGAAAGAGAAAGTAAAAAAGTATTCTATGGAGCAATGGTTGTTGAAGGTATAGTTGCATTAGTATGGTGTGCAGTTTCAATAGCATTCTTTGGAGATAGTTTATCGCTACAAGCAGCATTAGCTGAATTTGGTGGTCAGTCAGGAGTTGTTGGATTAATATCTAAGTCATTATTAGGTCAAGTTGGTTCAATACTTGCAGTACTTGGGGTTGTCGCTTGTCCTATAACAAGTGGAGATACAGCATTTAGAAGTGCAAGACTTACAATAGCAGATTCATTTAATATAAAGCAAGATACATTTATGAGTAGATTTAAGATAGCTATACCATTATTCATAGTATGTATATTCTTAACTACAATAGACTTTAACATAATATGGAGATATTTTGCTTGGTCTAACCAAACATTAGCTACAATATTCTTATGGACAGCTACAGTGTATTTAATAAAGAACAATGTTAATTACTGGATAACTTTAGTACCAGCAACATTTATGACATCAGTATGTATGTCATATATATTACAAGCTCCAGAAGGATTTAGATTAAATGCTACATTATCAAATGGAGTAGGAGTAGTAGTTGCATTAGTATTATTTGGATTATTCTTAGTAAATAAACAAAAATTTGCTAATATGGATATAAAGAAAAATGCTTAA
- a CDS encoding LytR/AlgR family response regulator transcription factor — protein sequence MKAIIVEDEFPAREELKYFINNFSNIEVINEFDNGVDVLKFIQENSVDVIFLDINIPMLDGMLLAKTVRQFKKSPKIVFITAYKEHAVDAFELEAFDYILKPYSDDRIISMLKKLEKSDTLDESVTISEEVTNENKKNLSSVTLWKNDKLIVVNIEDIYYCEARERETIVFTKDNEYIVKGCIKEFEKNLGKEIFFKTHRSFIVNVYKIKEIIPWFNSTYKLKLKDIDTEIPVSRSNIKEFRKIMHI from the coding sequence ATGAAAGCTATAATAGTTGAAGATGAGTTTCCAGCAAGAGAAGAACTAAAATATTTTATAAATAATTTTAGCAATATAGAAGTGATAAATGAGTTTGATAATGGAGTAGATGTACTAAAATTTATACAAGAAAATAGTGTAGATGTAATATTTTTAGATATAAATATACCTATGCTAGATGGTATGCTACTGGCAAAAACAGTAAGACAATTTAAAAAAAGCCCCAAAATAGTTTTTATAACAGCTTACAAAGAACATGCAGTAGATGCATTTGAATTAGAAGCTTTTGATTATATATTAAAGCCATACTCAGATGATAGAATTATATCTATGTTAAAAAAACTTGAAAAGAGTGATACTCTAGATGAGAGTGTTACTATTTCTGAGGAAGTAACAAATGAAAATAAGAAAAACTTATCTAGTGTTACTTTATGGAAAAATGATAAGTTAATAGTAGTTAATATAGAAGATATATATTATTGTGAGGCAAGAGAAAGAGAGACTATAGTATTTACAAAAGATAATGAATACATAGTAAAGGGATGTATAAAAGAGTTTGAAAAAAATCTAGGAAAAGAAATATTCTTTAAGACACATAGGTCCTTTATTGTAAATGTATATAAGATAAAAGAAATAATACCATGGTTTAATAGTACATATAAGTTAAAATTAAAAGATATAGATACAGAGATACCTGTTAGTAGGAGTAATATAAAAGAATTTAGAAAAATTATGCATATATAA
- a CDS encoding ECF transporter S component, translating to MNEGKIFLSLLEKSSLIIVLFIMITKIKGFKYIFQKEKYKAKDLMIISIIFSLLAILGTYNGISVQGSLANTRIIAIVSGGVLFGPLVGIVSGVISGVHRYIIDIHGITSFPCFISSIFAGIISGYFYKRIDDKYRWIYGILCGVISESFTMLLIYLISKPHNVAVNIIHKIYIPMIVGQIGIGFLVSIVQAIKKEKDEVAAFQSKLALDIANKTLPYFRSINKDSLRIICQIIKDEINSDSVAITDREKVLAYVGIGEEIFNRSTGLSDITKESMEKNKILNIKVENEGYSVSEKVNLKTVMIIPLTESNKVIGSLKIYYTEQYDMSHSKKALAIGLSQMISTLMEVSKIEKMKEAKNKAEIKALQTQINPHFLFNALNTITSFIRIDPDKARKLIINLSTYMRYNLEVTDNLIDINKELEQVKAYVEIEKARFGDKLNVIYDIDDDIQVKIPSLIIQPLVENAIIHGIRKNGGHGVVVIGVKKKKEKINIWVENDGLTIDQEIINRVYNNNMPENKIGLYNVHLRLKLIYGHGLDIKRLNPGTKIEFKV from the coding sequence ATGAATGAAGGGAAAATATTTTTATCATTACTAGAAAAATCAAGCTTAATAATAGTTTTATTTATAATGATAACTAAGATAAAGGGGTTTAAGTACATATTTCAAAAAGAAAAATATAAAGCTAAAGATTTAATGATAATATCTATTATATTTAGTTTATTAGCAATACTTGGTACTTACAATGGAATAAGTGTACAAGGTTCTCTTGCAAATACTCGAATAATAGCCATAGTATCTGGAGGTGTATTATTTGGACCTTTAGTTGGTATAGTATCGGGTGTAATATCAGGAGTTCATAGATATATAATAGATATACATGGCATAACCTCTTTTCCATGTTTTATATCTAGTATATTTGCAGGAATTATATCGGGATATTTTTACAAAAGAATAGATGATAAATATAGATGGATATATGGTATTTTATGTGGTGTAATATCAGAAAGTTTTACTATGTTGTTAATATATTTGATTTCGAAGCCACATAATGTAGCAGTAAATATTATACATAAAATATATATACCAATGATAGTAGGTCAAATTGGTATAGGTTTTTTAGTATCTATTGTACAAGCTATAAAAAAAGAAAAGGATGAAGTAGCAGCATTTCAATCAAAGTTAGCGCTAGATATAGCAAATAAGACACTACCTTACTTTAGGTCTATAAATAAAGATTCCTTAAGAATTATATGTCAAATAATAAAAGATGAAATTAACTCAGATTCAGTAGCAATAACAGATAGAGAAAAAGTATTAGCCTATGTAGGAATAGGAGAAGAAATATTTAATAGATCTACAGGTCTTAGTGATATAACCAAAGAATCTATGGAAAAAAATAAAATATTAAATATAAAAGTAGAAAATGAAGGGTATTCTGTAAGTGAGAAAGTAAATTTAAAAACAGTCATGATAATACCTTTAACTGAATCCAATAAAGTAATAGGAAGTCTAAAGATATATTATACAGAGCAATATGATATGAGCCATTCAAAAAAAGCGCTAGCCATAGGATTATCTCAAATGATATCTACATTAATGGAAGTATCAAAGATTGAAAAAATGAAAGAGGCTAAAAATAAAGCGGAAATAAAAGCTCTACAAACCCAAATAAATCCTCACTTTTTATTTAATGCATTAAATACTATAACATCTTTTATAAGAATTGATCCAGATAAAGCAAGAAAGCTTATTATAAATCTTTCTACTTATATGAGATATAATCTAGAAGTTACAGACAATCTTATTGATATAAATAAAGAATTAGAACAAGTAAAAGCTTATGTAGAAATAGAAAAAGCACGATTTGGAGATAAACTAAATGTTATTTATGATATAGATGATGATATACAAGTGAAGATACCAAGCCTTATAATACAACCTCTAGTAGAAAATGCAATTATACATGGAATAAGAAAAAATGGAGGACATGGCGTAGTAGTAATAGGAGTTAAAAAGAAAAAAGAAAAAATTAACATATGGGTAGAAAATGACGGATTAACTATAGATCAAGAGATAATTAATAGAGTTTATAATAATAATATGCCAGAAAATAAGATAGGTCTTTATAATGTTCACTTAAGACTTAAGTTAATATATGGACATGGCTTAGATATAAAGAGGTTAAACCCAGGAACTAAGATAGAATTTAAAGTATAG
- a CDS encoding UDP-N-acetylmuramoyl-L-alanyl-D-glutamate--2,6-diaminopimelate ligase, giving the protein MKLLEVMNGVEFTSQKPWNEIENTEIKDIAYNSSKCEDGYIFVAIKGETVDGHKYVKDAYKRGTRVFILQDDVELGEDAIKLFVKDSRIALSNMSSNYFGNPSRELKVIGVTGTKGKTTITNYISEVLNQAGINTGVIGTNGTFYNGKSEKTVNTTPESYELHRIFRTMLDEGVKCVSMEVSSGGIMMNRVEDVNFDIGIFSNLSPDHIGPKEHPTFEHYLECKAKLFTLCDHGIINIDDKHAKDIIKHATCHIETFGIEKDADLKAKNIKYSRELDSLGTSFDVETKDDIFNAYICSPGTFSIYNALAVISVCRYLKIDQRLMLDALKNAKVKGRVEVLPVLDYATVIIDYAHNGVSLENILQTLKKYDHNRLICLFGSVGGRTKLRRKELGDVASRECDLCILTGDNPDFEDPMDVINDIAKSFEGSKCEYIKVPDREEAIIKAIEIAKEGDMIVFAGKGHEEYQLIKGERVPFSETEIAKKAAAKLMESRKIMVESL; this is encoded by the coding sequence ATGAAATTATTAGAAGTTATGAATGGGGTAGAATTTACCTCTCAAAAGCCTTGGAATGAAATAGAAAATACAGAAATAAAAGACATAGCATACAACTCTTCCAAATGTGAAGACGGATATATATTTGTAGCGATAAAGGGTGAGACTGTAGATGGTCACAAATATGTTAAAGATGCATATAAAAGAGGAACAAGAGTATTTATACTACAAGATGATGTAGAATTAGGAGAAGATGCTATAAAGCTATTTGTAAAAGATAGTAGGATAGCACTATCAAATATGTCATCAAATTACTTTGGTAATCCATCAAGAGAATTAAAAGTAATAGGTGTGACAGGAACTAAAGGAAAGACAACTATAACTAATTATATAAGTGAAGTATTAAACCAAGCTGGAATAAACACAGGGGTTATAGGAACTAATGGAACTTTCTACAATGGTAAGAGTGAAAAAACAGTTAATACAACTCCTGAAAGTTATGAATTACACCGAATATTTAGAACTATGCTAGATGAAGGTGTTAAATGTGTATCTATGGAAGTTTCTTCTGGTGGAATAATGATGAATAGAGTTGAAGATGTAAACTTTGATATAGGAATATTCTCGAATTTATCTCCAGACCACATAGGGCCAAAAGAACATCCAACATTTGAACATTACTTAGAGTGTAAGGCTAAATTATTTACATTATGTGACCATGGAATAATAAATATAGATGATAAGCATGCTAAGGACATAATAAAACATGCAACTTGTCATATAGAAACTTTTGGGATAGAGAAAGATGCAGATTTAAAAGCTAAAAATATAAAGTATTCTAGAGAACTAGATTCATTAGGGACAAGCTTTGATGTAGAAACTAAAGATGATATATTTAATGCATATATATGTTCGCCAGGTACTTTTAGTATATACAATGCACTAGCAGTTATATCAGTTTGTAGATATTTAAAGATAGACCAAAGATTAATGTTAGATGCCCTTAAAAATGCTAAAGTAAAAGGTAGAGTTGAAGTACTTCCTGTACTTGATTATGCAACGGTAATAATAGATTATGCTCATAATGGAGTTAGTTTAGAAAATATACTTCAAACTCTTAAAAAATATGATCACAATAGATTGATATGTTTATTTGGATCAGTTGGAGGAAGAACTAAGTTAAGAAGAAAAGAACTTGGAGATGTTGCATCCAGAGAATGTGACTTATGTATATTAACAGGAGATAACCCAGATTTTGAAGATCCAATGGATGTAATAAATGATATAGCTAAGTCATTTGAAGGTTCAAAATGTGAGTATATAAAAGTGCCAGATAGAGAAGAGGCCATAATAAAAGCTATAGAGATAGCTAAAGAAGGAGATATGATAGTCTTTGCAGGAAAAGGACATGAAGAATATCAACTTATAAAAGGTGAAAGAGTACCTTTTAGTGAAACAGAAATAGCTAAAAAAGCAGCAGCTAAGTTAATGGAAAGCAGAAAAATTATGGTAGAATCCTTATAA
- a CDS encoding aspartate/glutamate racemase family protein, translating into MNKTVGVIGGLGPMATVYFFDMVVRLTDAKSDQDHVDMIITNRATTPDRTAYIIGESEDSPVDVLIKDSKRLEACGSDFIVITCNTAHYFYKEISESVNIPVVNIIEETVKHAKENGHKKLGILATTGNIKTKLYQNMCEKYEIDYLTLDEDRQSDVMSIIYNDIKSGKPANMNKFDAIIDYLKSNDCDGVILGCTELSILKNDNNLDGKFYIDSLEVLARKSIENSGKKVKEA; encoded by the coding sequence ATGAACAAGACAGTTGGAGTTATTGGTGGATTAGGACCTATGGCCACGGTTTACTTTTTTGACATGGTAGTGAGATTAACAGATGCAAAGTCTGATCAAGATCATGTTGATATGATAATAACTAACCGAGCTACTACTCCTGATAGAACCGCATACATAATAGGAGAAAGTGAAGATTCTCCAGTAGATGTTCTTATAAAAGACAGTAAAAGGTTAGAGGCATGTGGCTCAGATTTTATAGTGATAACTTGTAATACAGCACATTATTTCTATAAAGAAATTTCAGAAAGTGTAAATATACCTGTTGTAAATATAATAGAAGAGACTGTAAAACATGCTAAAGAAAATGGACACAAAAAATTAGGTATATTAGCTACAACTGGAAATATAAAAACTAAGTTATATCAGAATATGTGTGAAAAATATGAAATAGACTATTTAACACTAGATGAAGATAGACAAAGTGATGTAATGAGTATAATCTACAATGATATAAAAAGTGGAAAGCCTGCAAATATGAATAAATTCGATGCTATTATTGACTATCTAAAGTCAAATGATTGTGATGGAGTTATACTAGGATGTACAGAGCTTTCAATACTTAAAAATGACAACAATTTAGATGGTAAATTTTATATAGATTCGCTAGAAGTTTTAGCTAGAAAGTCTATAGAAAATAGTGGTAAAAAAGTTAAGGAAGCTTAA
- a CDS encoding carboxylate--amine ligase — MDNIIIQPVLVGGDINCYSVARAYHEAYGVKSIAFGRYALGATKDSNIIDFRIDERITEEKEFIDVLLKTADELAAPNKKLIIMGCTDEYAELIIDHRDILKEKYIVPYIGKELKDKLIEKELFYKMCEEKGLDYPKTFIYSKGDEIKDFGFKYPVIIKPSDSVLYWQFPFEGMKKAYIAQNETEFKEITNSIYAGKYDKNLIIQDFIPGDDSHMRVLTCYSDQHGKVKMMCLGHVLLEEHTPKGIGNHAAIITEYDKDLMEKFKAFLEDINYTGFSNFDIKFDSRDNTYKVFEINLRQGRSNYYVTSSGNNIARYVVEDRVYNKELDLKIQKDPFFWHVIPKNVVYKYVKDQALVNKAKSLVAQGKSATSFGYDKDLKGNFKRSLYILLYNINQMRKFKKYCK; from the coding sequence GTGGATAATATAATAATACAACCAGTATTGGTTGGTGGTGATATAAATTGCTACTCAGTAGCAAGAGCATACCATGAAGCTTATGGAGTTAAGTCTATAGCTTTTGGTAGATATGCATTAGGGGCGACAAAAGATAGTAACATAATAGATTTTAGAATAGACGAAAGAATAACAGAAGAAAAAGAGTTTATAGATGTATTACTTAAAACTGCAGATGAATTAGCTGCACCTAATAAAAAGCTAATAATAATGGGATGTACTGATGAATATGCAGAATTAATAATAGACCATAGAGATATACTTAAAGAAAAGTACATAGTTCCATATATAGGCAAGGAATTAAAAGATAAGTTAATAGAAAAAGAATTATTCTATAAAATGTGTGAAGAAAAAGGATTAGACTATCCTAAGACTTTCATATATTCAAAAGGTGATGAAATAAAAGACTTTGGATTTAAGTATCCAGTTATAATAAAACCTTCTGACAGTGTATTATATTGGCAATTCCCATTTGAAGGAATGAAAAAAGCTTATATAGCACAAAATGAAACAGAGTTCAAAGAAATAACGAACTCAATATATGCTGGTAAGTATGACAAAAACTTAATAATACAAGACTTTATACCAGGGGATGATTCACATATGAGAGTTTTAACTTGCTATTCTGATCAACATGGTAAAGTTAAAATGATGTGTTTAGGACATGTATTATTAGAAGAGCATACTCCAAAAGGAATAGGAAATCATGCTGCTATAATAACAGAATATGATAAAGACTTAATGGAAAAGTTTAAGGCATTTTTAGAGGATATAAATTATACAGGATTCTCTAACTTTGATATAAAGTTTGATAGTAGAGATAACACTTATAAAGTGTTTGAAATAAACTTAAGACAAGGTAGAAGTAACTACTATGTAACTAGTTCAGGAAACAACATAGCTAGATATGTTGTAGAAGACAGAGTATATAACAAAGAATTAGATTTAAAAATACAAAAAGATCCATTCTTCTGGCATGTTATACCAAAGAATGTAGTTTATAAATATGTTAAAGATCAAGCTTTAGTAAATAAAGCTAAATCATTAGTAGCACAAGGAAAAAGTGCAACTTCATTTGGATATGACAAAGACTTAAAAGGAAACTTTAAAAGAAGTTTATATATATTATTATATAACATAAACCAAATGAGAAAGTTCAAAAAATATTGTAAATAG
- the ptsG gene encoding glucose-specific PTS transporter subunit IIBC, with product MKKIFGVLQKVGKALMLPVALLPAAGILLGVSNALANPALVEKMPFLSTGAFPLIINIMERSGGIIFDNLPLLFAVGVAVGLTEGEGVAGLAAIVGFLIMNTSMGIMTGVTPDMMGNPMYTTTVGIPTLQTGVFGGIIIGIIAAGLYKKFYKIELPQYLGFFAGKRFVPIVTAASAILIGIALSFIWPPIQNALLNFSRTVIEANITLAAFVFGIIERALIPFGLHHVFYNPFWYQFGEYIDKAGNLVMGDQSIFFAQLKDGVAFTAGTFMTGKFPFMMFGLPAAALAMIHTAKPEKRKYVAGIMASAALTSFLTGITEPLEFAFLFVAPGLFAVHCLFAGLSFAVMQILNVKIGMTFSGGLFDFLLFGVLPNRTPWYLVILVGAVFAVVYYFGFRFLITKFNLKTPGREDESEDSTNTTLNNSELAAGILEALGNKENLKSLDACITRLRVAVEDINKVDQARLKELGAAGVMVVGNNVQAIFGPKSDTLKSEINEIISGKVKVNAPKKGEIKKAEVKEDKPKAKDEVELTSTGEEIISLVNGELMDISQVPDEVFSTRLMGDGFAIKSNDGEIYSPVNGTVGVVFPTKHAVIIESENGREVLIHLGIETVKLEGKGFEVFVEVGQKVKAGDKLVKMDLDYIEKNATSTISPVVFTNLGPDEKISIKEGPIKAKEKNRVSIVK from the coding sequence ATGAAAAAGATATTTGGTGTCTTACAAAAAGTAGGGAAAGCTTTAATGCTACCAGTTGCATTACTTCCAGCAGCAGGTATATTACTAGGTGTAAGTAATGCATTAGCTAACCCGGCATTAGTTGAAAAAATGCCGTTTTTATCAACGGGAGCTTTTCCACTTATAATAAATATAATGGAAAGATCTGGAGGAATAATATTTGATAACTTACCTTTACTATTTGCCGTTGGGGTGGCAGTTGGATTAACTGAAGGTGAAGGTGTTGCAGGACTAGCTGCAATAGTTGGTTTCTTAATAATGAATACATCTATGGGTATAATGACTGGTGTAACACCAGATATGATGGGTAACCCAATGTATACAACAACTGTTGGTATACCAACTCTTCAAACAGGAGTTTTTGGTGGTATCATAATTGGTATAATTGCAGCAGGACTTTATAAGAAGTTCTATAAAATAGAATTACCTCAATACTTAGGATTCTTTGCAGGTAAGAGATTTGTTCCAATAGTTACAGCAGCATCAGCTATATTAATAGGTATAGCCTTATCATTTATATGGCCACCTATACAAAATGCATTATTAAACTTCTCAAGAACAGTAATAGAAGCTAACATAACATTAGCAGCATTTGTATTTGGTATAATAGAAAGAGCATTAATACCTTTTGGATTACATCACGTGTTCTATAATCCTTTCTGGTATCAATTTGGTGAATACATAGATAAAGCAGGAAACTTAGTAATGGGTGACCAAAGTATATTCTTTGCTCAACTTAAAGATGGTGTAGCATTTACAGCAGGTACATTTATGACAGGTAAGTTCCCATTTATGATGTTTGGACTTCCAGCAGCTGCACTTGCAATGATTCATACAGCTAAGCCAGAAAAGAGAAAGTATGTTGCAGGTATAATGGCATCAGCAGCACTTACATCTTTCTTAACAGGTATAACTGAACCATTAGAGTTTGCATTTTTATTCGTTGCACCAGGATTATTTGCAGTACACTGCTTATTTGCTGGTTTATCATTTGCTGTAATGCAAATACTAAATGTTAAAATAGGTATGACATTCTCAGGTGGGTTATTTGACTTCTTACTATTTGGAGTATTACCAAATAGAACGCCATGGTATTTAGTAATACTAGTTGGTGCAGTATTTGCAGTAGTTTACTATTTCGGATTTAGATTCTTAATAACTAAGTTTAATTTAAAGACTCCAGGTAGAGAAGATGAGAGTGAAGACAGCACAAATACAACATTAAACAACAGTGAATTAGCAGCAGGTATACTAGAAGCATTAGGAAACAAAGAAAACTTAAAAAGTTTAGATGCTTGTATAACAAGACTTAGAGTAGCTGTTGAAGATATAAATAAAGTAGACCAAGCAAGACTTAAAGAACTTGGAGCTGCAGGTGTTATGGTAGTTGGTAACAATGTACAAGCTATATTTGGGCCAAAATCAGATACATTAAAATCAGAAATAAACGAAATAATATCTGGAAAAGTAAAAGTTAATGCACCTAAAAAAGGTGAAATCAAAAAGGCTGAAGTAAAAGAAGATAAGCCTAAGGCTAAAGATGAAGTAGAATTAACTTCTACAGGTGAAGAAATAATATCTTTAGTGAATGGTGAATTAATGGATATATCACAAGTTCCAGATGAAGTATTCTCAACTAGATTAATGGGAGATGGATTTGCTATAAAATCTAATGATGGAGAAATATATTCTCCAGTAAATGGTACAGTAGGAGTCGTATTCCCAACGAAACATGCAGTGATAATAGAATCAGAAAATGGAAGAGAAGTGCTTATACATTTAGGAATAGAAACCGTTAAATTAGAAGGTAAAGGCTTTGAAGTATTTGTTGAAGTTGGACAAAAAGTTAAAGCTGGAGATAAACTAGTAAAAATGGATTTAGATTATATCGAGAAAAATGCAACATCAACAATAAGTCCAGTAGTATTTACTAATTTAGGACCAGATGAAAAGATATCTATAAAAGAAGGTCCTATAAAAGCTAAGGAAAAAAATAGAGTAAGTATAGTTAAATAG